The following are encoded in a window of Haemorhous mexicanus isolate bHaeMex1 chromosome 7, bHaeMex1.pri, whole genome shotgun sequence genomic DNA:
- the LOC132329608 gene encoding glutamate receptor ionotropic, delta-1-like — protein sequence MEVLMLWLFPWIFQCVSVRADSIIHIGAIFEGNAAKDDEVFKQAVSDLNLNDDILQSEKITYSVKLIEANNPFHAVQEGERLGRHPRRGGAGYVDGTGQT from the exons ATGGAAGTGTTGATGCTCTGGCTTTTCCCCTGGATATTTCAGTGCGTTTCGGTGCGGGCGGACTCCATCATCCACATTG GTGCCATTTTCGAAGGCAATGCTGCCAAGGACGACGAGGTGTTCAAGCAGGCGGTGTCGGATCTGAACCTCAATGACGACATCCTTCAGAGCGAGAAAATCACTTACTCCGTCAAGCTCATAGAGGCCAACAACCCCTTCCATGCGGTGCAGGAAGGTGAGCGCCTCGGGCGGCACCCACGGCGTGGGGGGGCTGGGTACGTGGACGGGACGGGGCAGACGTAG